In Carya illinoinensis cultivar Pawnee chromosome 6, C.illinoinensisPawnee_v1, whole genome shotgun sequence, a single genomic region encodes these proteins:
- the LOC122314385 gene encoding uncharacterized protein LOC122314385: MEPMGAISEREWGSLGGMYIAEESDFMAQLLHNNASLPNDLIGDLSLRAPSDFWPGYESNMNGEGLSDSSYFSLYMSSSNFHSFSQESNYNGGSSSQQCYGSSDSHPVLASNDSSISMDFCMMNVKKPGSFLVEGYDCLNQEKSDGNAEESAGNVPAAAVLHPEKDSQHRKESEMPPPESIPEEKCSNPPENSKKRSRSSRDVSIIISFSPS, encoded by the coding sequence ATGGAGCCTATGGGAGCCATCTCTGAGAGAGAATGGGGCTCTCTTGGTGGCATGTATATTGCTGAGGAGTCTGATTTTATGGCTCAGCTGCTTCATAACAATGCTTCTTTACCCAATGACTTGATTGGGGATTTAAGCTTGAGAGCCCCTTCTGATTTTTGGCCTGGCTATGAGTCAAATATGAATGGTGAAGGGCTTAGTGATAGTTCATACTTTTCTTTGTATATGTCTAGCTCAAACTTTCACAGTTTTTCACAAGAAAGTAATTACAATGGTGGTAGCTCAAGCCAACAATGCTACGGCTCGAGTGATTCTCATCCAGTTTTGGCATCCAATGACAGCTCCATTTCCatggatttttgcatgatgaaCGTGAAAAAACCTGGCTCCTTTCTCGTAGAAGGGTATGACTGCTTGAACCAAGAAAAAAGTGACGGCAATGCAGAAGAGTCTGCTGGAAATGTGCCTGCAGCAGCTGTTCTTCATCCCGAGAAGGATTCACAGCACAGAAAAGAATCCGAGATGCCACCACCAGAATCAATCCCGGAAGAAAAGTGTAGCAACCCACCCGAGAATTCGAAGAAAAGGTCTCGGAGTTCTCGAGATGTGAGTATAATAATAAGCTTCTCACCCTCTTAA